GGAATTCCGGTGAACTCCGCAAAGGATTTGGAAGCTCTCATCGACGGACTCCCTTTTGATCAGGTGACGCTTCACTTTATCGCGGAAGAACGTTCTCCCGAAATTTTCTCTTGGCTTCCGAAGGGCAAGGTTCTTGTGGGCGGACTCGGTTACGATCCGTTTCGGATTCTTCTCAAACACGGAAGATCGGGAAAACATTCCATTGCGGGCCTCAAAGAAATTTTGGAAACATTCGCGTCTTCTTGGCCGCATTACAGAGGTTTGTCGGTCACTTCTTCCACGTTCCGGGACGGCGGCTCCACGATTTCGGAAGAACTCGCGTTTACATTGGCGGCTGCGGCGGAATACGTGCAGCAACTCCTCGAAGCGGGAATGTCCGTGGATACGATCGCTTCCCAGTTGATGTTCGAATTTTCCATCGGCCCAGATTACTTTTTGGAAATCGCAAAGTTCCGCGCCGCGAGAATTCTCTGGGCCGAAATCATCCGAGAATTCGGGGCCAAGGAAGAATCTTCACAGCACGCATTTTTAAGCGCGCAGACATGCCGTTACAACTACAGCGCCTATGATCCGAACGTGAATATGCTTCGCGCCACGACCGAGGCGATGTCCGCGGCGATCGGCGGTTGCGAAGTGATCAGCGTTTCTCCATACGACAGCGTTTTGAAAACGAGCGATTCCTTCTCTCTGAGAATCGCACGTAACATTCAGCTTCTGATGAAACACGAGTCCCACGTGGACAAGGTGGTCGATCCGGCAGCAGGTTCGTATTATCTGGAATCGATCACCGATTCGATCACCAAAAAGGCTTGGGAAATTTTCTGCGAGATCGAATCCGCGGGCGGATTTCTCGAAGCCGCGAAAAAAGGAATGATTCAAAAAAAAATCTCCGAGTCCAGAAAGAAAAAGGAAGAGAACCTTGCGAATCGAAAAGAGATTCTACTCGGAACCAATCAATATCCGAACGGAGAAGATAGAATTTCCGTTTCCGAATTGAATCTGCGCGGTGCGTTAGGCGACATCGAAAGTGCGGCGGGCGAAATCGTCTGCGAAACGATCGCCGACTTTAGAGCCGGAGCCGGAATCGAAGAGATCCGTTTGAAAACGGAAGCCTATGCGAAGAAGTCCGGTAAAACTCCGACCGTTCTCCTTTTGCCGATGGGCGATCTCAAGATGAAAAAGGCGCGCGCGATCTTTTCCCAAAACTTTCTCGCTTGTGCGGGAACCAAGCTGATCGATCCGGGAAGTTATGCGACACCGGAAGAAGCGTCGCAAGGTTTGAAAGAAACGAACGCCGACATCGTGGTCTTCTGCACGAGCGACGAAGAAGTCGTGGGTTTTGTGGATTCTACCTTTGCGGTTTTGAAAAAACAAAACTCCAATTTGATCGGAATCGTAGCGGGAAATCCGACCGAACAGATCGATTCTCTGAAATCCAAAGGGATCGAATTTTTCATCCACGTCAAATCCCAACATTTAGAAACTTTGAAATCGATTCAGAAAAGGCTGGGCATCCAATGAAACGTCCGAGTTTTGATCGCCAACGTTATGCGCCACAGGGCAACGGAAAAATTTCCAAATCCGATTGGGAAAAATCCGCGCTCGGTGATTTAGGGTTTAGTTCCATCGAACAAACTCTGTGGAATACTCCCGAAAAAATCCCGGTCAAACCGGTTTATACCGCGGAAGACATCGCTAAGATGGAACACCTCGACTACGCCGCGGGAATTCCTCCGTATTTACGCGGACCGTATTCCACGATGTATGTCCAACAACCTTGGACGATCCGCCAATACGCTGGATTTTCCACCGCGGAAGAATCGAACGCATTCTATCGTAGAAACTTAGCCGCCGGACAAAAAGGTCTTTCGGTCGCGTTCGACCTCGCGACTCACAGAGGATACGATTCCGATCACGAACGTGTGGTCGGCGACGTCGGTAAGGCCGGGGTTGCGATCGATTCGATCCTCGATATGAAGATTCTCTTCGATCAGATTCCTTTGGATCAAATGTCCGTATCGATGACGATGAACGGGGCCGTGATTCCTATATTAGCGTTTTATATTGTAGCCGCGGAAGAACAAGGAGTCAGCGCGGACAAACTTTCCGGAACGATCCAAAACGACATTCTCAAAGAGTTCATGGTGCGGAACACCTACATTTATCCGCCCGCTCCTTCGATGAAGATCATTGCGGACATTTTCAAATATACGTCCGATTTCATGCCCAAGTTCAACTCGATTTCGATTTCGGGTTATCACATGCAGGAAGCCGGAGCTACAGCCGACATCGAACTCGCCTACACCCTCGCGGACGGTTTGGAATACCTTCGAACCGGAATCAAGGCGGGAATGGACGTGGATACGTTCGCTCCTCGATTGTCCTTTTTCTGGGCGATCGGTATGAATCACTTTATGGAAATCGCAAAGATGCGCGCCGGTCGTCTTCTCTGGGCGAAGCTCGTAAAACAATTCAATCCTAAGAATTTAAAGTCGCTCGCACTCCGAACTCACTGCCAGACATCGGGTTGGAGTTTGACCGAACAAGATCCGTTCAACAACGTTGCGCGCACTTGTATCGAAGCCTTGGCCGCGGCTTTGGGTCACACACAATCGCTTCACACAAACGCGCTCGACGAAGCGATCGCGCTTCCGACCGACTTCTCCGCGAGAATCGCAAGAAACACGCAGATCTTTTTGCAGGAAGAAACGAACATTCATCGTGTAGTCGATCCTTGGGGCGGCTCGTATTATGTGGAATCTTTGACGCATTCTCTCGCGCACCGCGCTTGGGAACTGATCGAAGAAGTCGAGAAGTTAGGCGGAATCGCAAAGGCCATCGAAACCGGAATTCCAAAGATGAGAATCGAGGAAGCCGCGGCCCGCAAACAGGCTAAGATCGATTCCGGAAGGGATGTGATCGTCGGAGTCAACCGATACAAGGCCGTCGAGGAAAAGCCGTTAGATATATTAGATATCGATAATACTGCCGTCCGCGAATCCCAGATCCGCAGATTGCAGGAGCTCAAAAAAAATCGAAACAACGCCGACGTGACCGCCGCGCTCGAAGCGATCACAAAATGCGCGGGAAGCGGAGAAGGAAATCTTCTCGCTCTCGCGGTGGACGCGGCCCGCAAACGCGCGACGCTCGGCGAAATTTCGTACGCTATGGAAAAAGTATTCGGAAGATACCAGGCGACGATTCGTTCGATTTCGGGAGTTTATTCCTCGGAAATCGAAGACGATCCGGATTTCAAACGCGCGAAAACGCTTTCGGATAAATTCGCAACGTTGGAAGGGCGTCGTCCGAGAATCATGGTCGCCAAGATGGGACAGGACGGACACGATCGAGGCGCGAAGGTGATTTCGACGAGTTTTGCGGATATGGGATTCGACGTCGATATAGGACCGCTCTTTCAAACTCCGGCGGAAGCCGCAAGGCAAGCGGTGGAAAACGACGTACACATCCTCGGAGTTTCGAGTTTGGCCGCGGGTCACAAAACGCTCGTGCCTCAGGTCATCGCGGAACTGAAAAAACTCGGAAGAGAAGACATCATGGTCATTGCCGGCGGAGTGATTCCACAGCAGGACTACGACGTTCTCTACAAGGCGGGAGTAACGGGCATCTTCGGACCGGGAACGAAAATTTCCAAGGCGGCCGCGGACATTCTGGAACTTCTCATCAAAGATTTAGAAACTTCTAAAGTAAACGCCTAAGGGAAGAATCGTCTTTGAGCTCCGGAGAACAAACCGGGATTCCTTCGAGCGGAGGAATTCGATCCACCGGAATTTCCCGAAAGCCGCTTCCTTCCGCGGAAGCATTCGTAAAAGGAATTCTCGCAGGAGATCGAGTGATGCTCAGCCGTGCGATTACGCTCGTCGAAAGCGCGCGAGCCGATCACAAAGAACTCGCGGAAAAAATCATAGACGCATGTCTTCCTCATTCCGGAAAATCGATCCGAATCGGAATCACGGGCATTCCCGGAGTCGGGAAAAGTACGTTCATCGAATCCTTCGGAATGCACGTGCTTTCTCAGGGAAAAAAGTTAGCCGTTCTTACCATCGATCCTTCGAGTCAAATCTCGGGGGGAAGTATTCTCGGAGACAAAACAAGAATGTCCGAGCTTTCCCGAAACGAATCCGCGTTCATCCGCCCTTCTCCCTCCGGAGATTCGTTAGGCGGTGTTGCGCGTAAGACGAGAGAAACGATTTATCTCTGCGAGGCCGCGGGTTTTGATACGATCATCGTCGAAACGGTCGGTGTCGGACAATCCGAAACGGCGGTTCATTCCATGGTGGATTTGTTCTTGC
The window above is part of the Leptospira sanjuanensis genome. Proteins encoded here:
- a CDS encoding methylmalonyl-CoA mutase family protein, which produces MADQKLFTDFPPVTRESWIALIQKDLKGADFEKKLVWETAEGFKIQPVYTKDDIADKQWLTSNLPGTFPYARSTRKLVQDWSIRQDFDSPSVSEANRLAKEAANNGVTAIGFIIENKTTPQRGIPVNSAKDLEALIDGLPFDQVTLHFIAEERSPEIFSWLPKGKVLVGGLGYDPFRILLKHGRSGKHSIAGLKEILETFASSWPHYRGLSVTSSTFRDGGSTISEELAFTLAAAAEYVQQLLEAGMSVDTIASQLMFEFSIGPDYFLEIAKFRAARILWAEIIREFGAKEESSQHAFLSAQTCRYNYSAYDPNVNMLRATTEAMSAAIGGCEVISVSPYDSVLKTSDSFSLRIARNIQLLMKHESHVDKVVDPAAGSYYLESITDSITKKAWEIFCEIESAGGFLEAAKKGMIQKKISESRKKKEENLANRKEILLGTNQYPNGEDRISVSELNLRGALGDIESAAGEIVCETIADFRAGAGIEEIRLKTEAYAKKSGKTPTVLLLPMGDLKMKKARAIFSQNFLACAGTKLIDPGSYATPEEASQGLKETNADIVVFCTSDEEVVGFVDSTFAVLKKQNSNLIGIVAGNPTEQIDSLKSKGIEFFIHVKSQHLETLKSIQKRLGIQ
- the scpA gene encoding methylmalonyl-CoA mutase translates to MKRPSFDRQRYAPQGNGKISKSDWEKSALGDLGFSSIEQTLWNTPEKIPVKPVYTAEDIAKMEHLDYAAGIPPYLRGPYSTMYVQQPWTIRQYAGFSTAEESNAFYRRNLAAGQKGLSVAFDLATHRGYDSDHERVVGDVGKAGVAIDSILDMKILFDQIPLDQMSVSMTMNGAVIPILAFYIVAAEEQGVSADKLSGTIQNDILKEFMVRNTYIYPPAPSMKIIADIFKYTSDFMPKFNSISISGYHMQEAGATADIELAYTLADGLEYLRTGIKAGMDVDTFAPRLSFFWAIGMNHFMEIAKMRAGRLLWAKLVKQFNPKNLKSLALRTHCQTSGWSLTEQDPFNNVARTCIEALAAALGHTQSLHTNALDEAIALPTDFSARIARNTQIFLQEETNIHRVVDPWGGSYYVESLTHSLAHRAWELIEEVEKLGGIAKAIETGIPKMRIEEAAARKQAKIDSGRDVIVGVNRYKAVEEKPLDILDIDNTAVRESQIRRLQELKKNRNNADVTAALEAITKCAGSGEGNLLALAVDAARKRATLGEISYAMEKVFGRYQATIRSISGVYSSEIEDDPDFKRAKTLSDKFATLEGRRPRIMVAKMGQDGHDRGAKVISTSFADMGFDVDIGPLFQTPAEAARQAVENDVHILGVSSLAAGHKTLVPQVIAELKKLGREDIMVIAGGVIPQQDYDVLYKAGVTGIFGPGTKISKAAADILELLIKDLETSKVNA
- the meaB gene encoding methylmalonyl Co-A mutase-associated GTPase MeaB is translated as MSSGEQTGIPSSGGIRSTGISRKPLPSAEAFVKGILAGDRVMLSRAITLVESARADHKELAEKIIDACLPHSGKSIRIGITGIPGVGKSTFIESFGMHVLSQGKKLAVLTIDPSSQISGGSILGDKTRMSELSRNESAFIRPSPSGDSLGGVARKTRETIYLCEAAGFDTIIVETVGVGQSETAVHSMVDLFLLLLIAGAGDELQGIKRGIMEMADLFAVTKADGDNKIRSEATRIETQSAIHFFPSHENTWIPKVLSCSSLTGEGIGEIWKQIQEYEKTVKSNGYFEIRRTNQAKYWLEETVSEHLMSDFYTRMKDLYEELEDKVSRHRISSFQAAEKLIAEYRKRLYG